Proteins from a genomic interval of Sulfurimonas sp. HSL3-2:
- a CDS encoding ribonuclease J codes for MSEASEGAQAVMPEQNNKKPNNNQNRRPNNQNRNRNAKSNPNAPQSRNNANSGANSNNNRNRRRNAPAPIDTTLKEFVTKNQDIHKQRLNPHYKLNLNSTDKVRITPLGGLGEIGGNITVFETEKEAILIDVGMSFPDEDMHGVDILVPDFSYIREIRNKIVAVIITHAHEDHIGAVPYLFKEMQFPIYGTPLPLAMIGNKFDEHHLKEFRRYFNPVEKRKVYEIGNDFKIEWMHMTHSIIDSSSLAITTDAGTIIHTGDFKIDHTPVDGYTADLHRLASYGEKGVLCLLSDSTNSYNTTPTPSELTVAPGFDRIFAKAEGRIIMSTFSSNIHRVYQAIQYGIKHGRKVCVIGRSMERNLEVCMQYDYIKLPKNIFVDADEVTRMNDKDVLIVTTGSQGEPSSALFRMSIGEHRHIKIKPTDLIVLSARAIPGNEGSISAMLNHLQRAGAKVAADRDIHVSGHASMEEQKLMLRLVNPKFFLPVHGEYNHIMKHKETAIMCGVPERNILLMNDGDCIEVGPKFMRKAKTVKTGKTYIDNQNNHQIEDDIVMDRQKLAQEGIVMIIAQVNESNSKMIAKPRVTTFGLVADKQDKAFALEMEDVLEHFLINMKEGLIQNPRALENDLRQVVRKHIYRKMKKYPLIVPTVFIM; via the coding sequence ATGAGTGAAGCCAGTGAAGGTGCACAGGCAGTAATGCCTGAGCAAAACAATAAAAAACCAAACAATAATCAAAACAGAAGACCAAATAATCAAAACCGTAATAGAAATGCTAAGAGCAATCCAAATGCTCCTCAAAGCCGCAATAACGCAAATAGTGGCGCTAACAGCAATAATAACCGCAACCGCCGTCGTAACGCACCTGCCCCGATAGACACGACTTTAAAAGAGTTTGTCACAAAAAATCAAGATATTCATAAGCAGCGTTTAAATCCTCACTATAAACTAAATCTTAACAGTACAGATAAAGTTCGTATTACTCCACTTGGAGGTCTGGGTGAGATCGGTGGAAACATCACTGTATTTGAAACGGAAAAAGAGGCGATCCTTATCGATGTAGGGATGAGTTTCCCTGATGAAGATATGCATGGTGTGGATATCTTAGTTCCTGATTTTTCATACATAAGAGAGATAAGAAACAAGATCGTTGCTGTTATCATAACGCACGCCCATGAAGATCATATCGGTGCGGTTCCGTACCTGTTTAAAGAGATGCAATTTCCTATCTACGGGACTCCGCTTCCTCTTGCGATGATAGGAAACAAATTTGACGAGCATCACTTAAAAGAGTTCAGAAGATATTTCAATCCTGTTGAAAAGCGTAAAGTCTACGAGATAGGAAACGATTTCAAGATTGAGTGGATGCACATGACTCACTCTATTATCGATTCATCATCTTTAGCGATCACTACAGATGCCGGGACGATCATTCATACGGGTGACTTTAAGATAGATCATACTCCAGTTGACGGCTACACGGCGGACCTGCACCGTCTTGCATCTTACGGCGAGAAGGGTGTTTTATGTCTGTTAAGTGATTCTACGAACTCGTATAATACGACACCGACACCGAGTGAACTTACAGTAGCACCTGGTTTTGACCGTATCTTCGCTAAGGCAGAGGGACGTATCATCATGTCAACGTTCAGCTCGAACATTCACCGTGTTTATCAAGCTATCCAGTACGGTATCAAGCATGGACGTAAAGTATGTGTCATCGGTCGTTCTATGGAGAGAAACTTAGAAGTTTGTATGCAGTACGATTACATCAAACTTCCAAAAAATATCTTCGTCGATGCGGATGAAGTAACTCGTATGAACGATAAAGATGTTCTTATCGTGACTACAGGTTCTCAAGGTGAGCCGAGCAGTGCGCTTTTTAGAATGTCTATCGGTGAGCACAGACATATCAAGATAAAACCGACAGATCTTATCGTACTTTCTGCTCGTGCTATCCCTGGTAACGAAGGATCTATCTCTGCTATGCTTAACCACCTGCAGCGCGCAGGTGCTAAAGTGGCAGCTGATAGAGACATCCACGTTTCAGGTCACGCGAGTATGGAAGAGCAAAAACTTATGCTTCGTCTTGTGAATCCTAAGTTCTTTTTACCGGTTCACGGTGAGTACAATCACATCATGAAACATAAAGAGACTGCTATTATGTGTGGCGTTCCTGAGCGTAATATCCTTCTTATGAATGACGGTGACTGTATAGAGGTCGGTCCGAAGTTTATGCGTAAAGCAAAAACTGTTAAAACGGGAAAAACATATATCGATAACCAAAACAACCATCAGATCGAAGACGATATCGTTATGGATCGTCAAAAACTTGCTCAAGAGGGTATCGTAATGATAATCGCTCAGGTAAACGAGAGCAATTCGAAGATGATAGCAAAACCGAGAGTCACGACTTTTGGTCTGGTAGCAGACAAACAGGATAAAGCTTTTGCACTTGAGATGGAAGATGTTTTAGAGCATTTCCTTATCAACATGAAAGAGGGCTTGATTCAAAATCCGAGAGCTTTAGAAAACGACTTACGCCAAGTTGTTAGAAAGCATATTTACCGTAAAATGAAAAAATATCCATTGATCGTTCCTACTGTATTTATAATGTAA
- a CDS encoding purine-nucleoside phosphorylase, with translation MIICAGNNENFDFATPMGVGLIETAMNITRLCLFDKPEFLLFVGTAGSYGDANIFDIIESKTAANVELAFLNDDVYTPLDNVISTNTTNKKDVIVNSSNYISTNAELAKKFLKLGIGIENMEFFSVLKVAQEFNIPAGGVFCVTNYTDKNAHEEFVKNHEKAKELLAIHVKNRIKELTQK, from the coding sequence ATGATCATCTGCGCAGGGAACAACGAGAACTTTGATTTTGCGACTCCTATGGGAGTAGGACTGATAGAAACGGCCATGAACATAACCAGGCTCTGTCTTTTTGACAAGCCTGAGTTTCTGCTTTTTGTAGGAACTGCAGGAAGTTACGGAGATGCAAATATCTTCGACATCATAGAATCAAAAACAGCAGCTAACGTAGAGTTAGCATTTTTAAATGATGACGTATATACGCCGCTAGACAATGTGATCTCGACTAACACTACTAACAAAAAAGATGTTATCGTCAACTCGTCAAACTATATAAGTACCAATGCCGAACTAGCAAAAAAGTTTTTAAAACTGGGCATAGGCATTGAGAACATGGAGTTCTTCTCTGTCTTAAAAGTTGCACAAGAGTTTAATATTCCTGCAGGCGGAGTGTTTTGTGTCACTAACTATACGGATAAAAATGCTCACGAAGAGTTTGTAAAAAATCATGAAAAAGCAAAAGAGCTACTTGCTATACATGTAAAAAATCGAATCAAAGAACTAACACAAAAATGA
- the rsmA gene encoding 16S rRNA (adenine(1518)-N(6)/adenine(1519)-N(6))-dimethyltransferase RsmA — MNNERIEAKKKFGQNFLKDESVLRKIVEAMPKNDRKIVEIGPGLGDLTKFLVNVKSVEAFEVDTDLCKRLERTFKDEIATKRLHINCGDVLEAWQSTLVDEPYDLVANLPYYIATNIILKALADPMCKSLLVMVQREVALKFAANVGDKVFSGLSVITQSVGTASIVIDVPPSAFDPMPKVDSAVMLIEKHADRSDKDFEDMLKVAFAQPRKTLLKNLSSRYDKQRLLEIFEEMNLSVTIRPHQLSTTDYHQLYKKI; from the coding sequence ATGAATAACGAACGCATTGAAGCCAAAAAGAAGTTTGGTCAGAATTTTTTAAAAGATGAAAGCGTTCTTAGAAAAATTGTCGAAGCGATGCCCAAAAATGATCGAAAGATCGTAGAGATTGGGCCTGGCTTAGGTGATTTGACTAAATTTTTAGTTAATGTCAAAAGTGTAGAAGCTTTTGAGGTCGATACCGATTTATGTAAGAGACTTGAACGCACGTTTAAAGATGAGATCGCTACCAAGCGACTCCACATTAATTGTGGGGATGTTTTAGAAGCTTGGCAGAGCACGCTTGTTGATGAGCCGTATGATCTGGTAGCAAACCTACCATATTATATAGCAACGAACATCATACTTAAAGCACTCGCAGATCCTATGTGTAAGTCTCTTCTTGTTATGGTCCAGCGTGAAGTCGCATTGAAATTTGCGGCTAACGTTGGAGATAAAGTTTTTAGCGGACTTAGTGTGATAACTCAGAGTGTGGGGACTGCTTCCATCGTCATCGATGTACCCCCTTCTGCCTTTGACCCTATGCCAAAAGTGGATTCTGCTGTTATGCTTATAGAAAAGCACGCAGACAGAAGCGATAAAGATTTTGAAGATATGTTAAAAGTTGCCTTTGCGCAGCCTAGAAAGACACTTCTTAAAAATCTTTCATCACGCTATGACAAGCAAAGACTTTTAGAGATTTTTGAAGAAATGAATCTCTCAGTAACAATTCGACCCCATCAGCTCAGCACTACCGACTATCACCAACTCTATAAAAAAATATAA
- the recJ gene encoding single-stranded-DNA-specific exonuclease RecJ: protein MNIFPDIPLLTADKLYQLLASRFSDHKKLKDIPSPALLKNSKKAAQRIAHAIKNKERITLVGDYDVDGVTSTSIMVLFFREINYPLTAIIPNRFRDGYGVNANVLQRVDADLVITVDNGITAVEAADICKEREIDLIITDHHTPSDELPDAYAIVNPKLDECVYPFKEICGAEVAWLLLGLVKKELEVDVDMRQYLDLVALAVIADVMPLYDINRAIVKEGLKQMAFSSRPSSVIIREFLNKSSLSSEDIAFSIAPRINSAGRLEDASIALEFLTAETLETAAKQFEILNNLNNIRKATEADTTEIACLHVNSEDKVIVVAGENWHEGVVGIVASRLVNRFKKPAIVLNIHADTAKGSARSIGDVDIFSLINSQKGLLTKFGGHKMAAGLSLHVSNIDEFKAAINREAQNIDPNDFIPKEDILGELASEAINFELLDILEKFEPYGEGNPRPRFLIKDAELLQVRLFGADRSHSRLNVRVKPYDRQTIEIVAFRQVLEVPEDKKITCSYTVNKNVFNGRTSVQLMLDNIYL, encoded by the coding sequence TTGAACATATTTCCTGATATCCCCCTGCTAACAGCCGATAAACTCTATCAGCTGCTGGCAAGTCGTTTTTCTGATCATAAAAAATTAAAAGACATTCCCTCTCCTGCACTTTTAAAAAACTCCAAAAAAGCTGCACAGCGAATTGCACATGCCATCAAAAACAAAGAACGTATTACGCTTGTAGGCGACTATGATGTCGACGGTGTCACCTCTACATCTATAATGGTGCTTTTTTTCAGAGAGATAAACTACCCGCTGACAGCCATCATACCAAACAGATTTCGCGACGGATACGGCGTAAATGCGAATGTCCTCCAAAGAGTCGATGCTGATCTTGTTATAACCGTGGATAACGGTATAACAGCCGTAGAGGCGGCAGATATCTGTAAAGAGAGAGAGATCGACCTTATCATCACAGACCATCATACACCTTCTGACGAGCTTCCTGACGCCTATGCAATAGTCAATCCAAAGCTTGACGAGTGTGTCTACCCGTTTAAAGAGATCTGCGGTGCAGAAGTAGCCTGGCTGCTTTTAGGGCTTGTAAAAAAAGAGCTTGAGGTAGATGTGGACATGAGACAGTATCTAGACCTTGTCGCCCTTGCCGTGATAGCTGACGTTATGCCGCTTTATGACATAAACCGCGCGATCGTAAAAGAGGGGCTCAAGCAGATGGCATTTTCTTCTCGCCCCTCATCCGTCATAATCAGAGAGTTTTTAAACAAAAGCTCCCTCTCCTCCGAAGATATCGCTTTTAGCATTGCACCGCGCATCAACTCGGCAGGAAGGCTTGAAGACGCATCCATAGCTTTAGAGTTTTTAACGGCAGAGACTCTTGAAACAGCTGCTAAGCAGTTTGAGATACTCAACAATCTAAACAACATACGAAAAGCAACGGAAGCAGATACCACAGAGATCGCATGCTTACATGTAAACAGCGAAGACAAAGTCATCGTAGTAGCAGGTGAAAACTGGCATGAGGGAGTCGTGGGTATCGTCGCATCAAGACTGGTAAATAGATTTAAAAAACCTGCAATCGTATTAAATATCCATGCCGACACCGCAAAAGGGAGTGCAAGAAGCATAGGAGATGTAGATATCTTCTCGCTTATAAACTCTCAAAAAGGGCTTTTGACAAAGTTTGGCGGTCATAAAATGGCAGCCGGGCTTAGCTTACATGTAAGCAATATAGATGAGTTTAAAGCCGCTATAAACAGAGAAGCTCAAAATATAGATCCAAATGATTTTATACCAAAAGAGGATATCCTAGGCGAGCTTGCAAGTGAAGCGATCAACTTTGAGCTGCTTGATATCCTAGAGAAGTTCGAACCTTACGGCGAGGGAAATCCACGTCCAAGATTTCTTATCAAAGATGCAGAACTTCTACAGGTAAGGCTTTTCGGTGCAGACAGATCTCACAGCAGATTAAATGTCAGGGTAAAACCCTACGACAGACAAACCATAGAGATCGTGGCGTTTAGACAAGTCTTAGAGGTTCCCGAAGATAAAAAGATAACATGCAGCTACACAGTCAACAAAAATGTTTTTAACGGAAGGACATCCGTTCAGCTGATGCTGGACAATATCTACTTATAA
- the folE gene encoding GTP cyclohydrolase I FolE → MASEKEFEEAVRLIIQSVGEDPSREGLLKTPERVRKAYEFMYGGYKEDANEILNSALFTSSNDEMVVIKDIELYSTCEHHLLPIIGRAHVAYIPDGKVVGLSKIPRVVNVFARRMQIQEQLTEQIADAIMQTIKPKGVAVVIQARHMCMEMRGVEKINSTTTSSALRGLFKSDEKTRAEFFSLINAPVGNRY, encoded by the coding sequence ATGGCAAGTGAAAAAGAGTTTGAAGAAGCTGTAAGACTGATCATTCAAAGTGTAGGTGAAGACCCTTCAAGAGAGGGCCTTCTAAAGACACCTGAGCGTGTTCGCAAAGCATATGAGTTTATGTACGGCGGATATAAAGAGGATGCAAACGAGATACTTAACTCGGCTCTTTTTACAAGTTCAAATGATGAGATGGTGGTCATAAAAGATATAGAGCTTTACTCTACATGTGAACACCATCTTCTTCCTATCATCGGGCGTGCTCATGTGGCTTATATACCTGATGGGAAGGTCGTAGGACTTTCTAAGATCCCTCGCGTTGTCAATGTGTTCGCACGTCGTATGCAGATCCAAGAGCAGCTCACAGAGCAGATAGCGGATGCGATCATGCAGACTATCAAGCCTAAAGGCGTGGCAGTCGTTATCCAGGCACGCCATATGTGTATGGAGATGCGCGGAGTCGAGAAGATAAACTCGACGACGACTTCAAGCGCTTTGCGCGGACTTTTCAAAAGCGATGAAAAAACTCGTGCGGAGTTCTTTTCTCTTATCAACGCACCGGTTGGAAATCGCTACTAA
- the fliI gene encoding flagellar protein export ATPase FliI has protein sequence MPFKSLKSKLASKTFSTSFGEVIKINANVITARGLQVSIGDMVKIVSSSSDLHTTGMVTEIDDTVFYITPFSFVEGFCSQDKVYQNSNGMNIPVSEALLGRVVDPFMKPIDGKGHIQSDRLNPIIKAPIEAMKRGMINEVFGVGVKTIDSFLTCGKGQKLGIFAGSGVGKSTLMGMIVRGSQAPIKVVALIGERGREVPEFIEKNLGGNLENTVIVVATSDDSPLMRKYGAFSAMSVAEYFKEMGHDVLFIMDSVTRFAMAQREIGLALGEPPTSKGYPPSSLTLLPQLMERAGKEEGKGSITAFFTVLIEGDDMSDPIADQSRSILDGHIVLSRELTDFGIYPPINILNSASRVMTDIIDEEHFKAAIKFRRLYTLLRENETLIRIGAYTKGSDKELDEAINKKEAMEAFMSQKASNQSDFNASVQELIELMK, from the coding sequence ATGCCTTTTAAATCACTCAAATCAAAACTTGCTTCAAAAACTTTCTCGACCTCTTTTGGAGAGGTCATTAAGATAAATGCTAATGTCATCACGGCAAGAGGCTTGCAAGTAAGCATCGGAGATATGGTAAAAATAGTCTCAAGCAGTTCAGATCTGCATACTACGGGAATGGTCACGGAGATAGACGATACTGTTTTTTACATAACTCCTTTTAGTTTTGTCGAGGGATTTTGTTCACAAGACAAAGTGTATCAAAACTCAAACGGAATGAATATCCCTGTGAGTGAAGCATTACTAGGGCGTGTCGTCGACCCTTTTATGAAGCCCATAGACGGCAAGGGGCACATACAGTCAGACAGATTAAACCCAATTATCAAAGCACCAATAGAAGCGATGAAGCGCGGGATGATAAATGAGGTGTTCGGCGTCGGCGTAAAGACTATAGATAGCTTTTTGACATGCGGAAAAGGTCAGAAGCTCGGTATCTTCGCAGGAAGCGGTGTCGGTAAGTCGACATTGATGGGGATGATCGTTAGAGGAAGTCAGGCGCCTATAAAAGTCGTAGCCCTTATCGGTGAGCGTGGACGTGAGGTCCCTGAATTTATAGAGAAAAACCTCGGTGGAAACTTGGAAAACACGGTGATCGTCGTAGCGACTTCGGATGATTCTCCCCTGATGCGTAAGTACGGGGCATTTTCGGCGATGAGTGTTGCCGAGTACTTTAAAGAGATGGGACATGATGTACTTTTTATCATGGATTCCGTCACACGTTTTGCAATGGCTCAGCGTGAGATAGGACTAGCCCTTGGCGAGCCTCCAACGTCAAAGGGTTATCCGCCGTCATCTTTAACGCTGCTGCCGCAGCTGATGGAAAGAGCTGGAAAAGAGGAAGGCAAGGGTTCGATTACTGCTTTTTTTACAGTTTTGATAGAGGGGGATGATATGAGTGATCCGATCGCCGATCAGTCACGTTCTATTCTTGACGGGCATATCGTACTTTCCCGTGAACTGACAGACTTTGGTATCTATCCTCCTATAAACATCCTGAATTCTGCCTCGAGGGTTATGACGGATATCATAGATGAAGAACATTTTAAAGCGGCTATCAAGTTCAGACGTCTTTATACGCTTCTTCGTGAAAATGAGACGCTGATACGCATCGGTGCTTATACAAAGGGAAGTGATAAAGAGTTGGATGAGGCTATCAATAAAAAAGAGGCTATGGAAGCCTTTATGAGTCAAAAAGCTTCTAACCAAAGTGATTTTAACGCGAGTGTCCAAGAGCTTATTGAACTGATGAAGTAA
- the hisF gene encoding imidazole glycerol phosphate synthase subunit HisF encodes MDYFAKRIIPCLDVKDGRVVKGVNFVGLKDAGDPVEVARRYNEEGADELTFLDITASSDNRDTIVDIVAQVAREIFIPLTVGGGIRKLDDIYKLLNVGCDKVSVNSAAVKRPELIDEGAKRFGSQCIVTAIDVKKTGDKYHVYLNGGRVDTGIDAVEWAKEVVDRGSGEILLTSMDTDGTKAGFELNITEQISKAVNVPVIASGGAGTMEHIKEAFEHGADAALAASIFHYKEIDIMELKHYLHKNGIPVRL; translated from the coding sequence ATGGACTACTTTGCAAAACGTATCATTCCATGTCTAGATGTTAAAGACGGCCGCGTCGTAAAAGGCGTGAATTTCGTCGGTTTAAAAGATGCAGGAGACCCCGTCGAAGTAGCACGCCGCTACAATGAAGAGGGTGCGGACGAATTGACATTTTTAGATATAACAGCATCAAGCGACAACCGCGATACTATCGTGGATATCGTTGCGCAGGTAGCACGTGAGATATTTATCCCTCTGACTGTAGGCGGCGGAATCAGAAAGCTTGACGACATCTATAAACTTTTAAACGTCGGATGTGACAAAGTCAGCGTAAACTCTGCAGCTGTAAAACGTCCCGAACTCATAGACGAGGGCGCTAAAAGATTTGGTTCACAATGTATCGTAACTGCGATCGACGTTAAAAAAACGGGTGATAAATACCACGTTTATCTAAACGGCGGACGTGTAGACACGGGCATAGACGCTGTAGAATGGGCGAAAGAGGTCGTAGACCGCGGAAGCGGAGAGATACTTCTCACCTCGATGGATACAGACGGTACAAAAGCGGGATTTGAGCTTAACATCACTGAGCAGATTAGTAAAGCGGTTAACGTACCTGTTATCGCAAGCGGCGGAGCAGGGACGATGGAACATATCAAAGAGGCATTTGAACACGGTGCAGACGCTGCACTTGCCGCAAGTATCTTTCACTATAAAGAGATAGATATTATGGAGCTTAAACACTATCTTCATAAAAACGGTATTCCGGTTCGCCTATGA